One Perognathus longimembris pacificus isolate PPM17 chromosome 2, ASM2315922v1, whole genome shotgun sequence DNA segment encodes these proteins:
- the LOC125343405 gene encoding vesicle transport protein SFT2A-like: MEKLRQVLSGQDNKEQGLTSQVLDATSLSFSTRLKCFAICFVAGIFFSILGTGLLWLPNIKLFAVFYTLGNLSALASTCFLMGPLKQLKKMFETTRLFATIIMLLCLVFTLCAALWWHKKGLALLFCILQFLSMTWYSLSYIPYARDAVLKCCSSLLS, encoded by the coding sequence ATGGAGAAGCTGCGGCAGGTCCTGAGCGGCCAGGACAACAAGGAGCAGGGCCTCACCTCGCAGGTCCTGGACGCCACCTCCCTGAGTTTCAGCACCAGATTGAAGTGTTTTGCGATATGCTTTGTGgctggcattttcttttctatccttGGAACTGGATTGCTGTGGCTTCCCAACATAAAACTTTTTGCAGTGTTCTACACCCTTGGAAATCTTTCTGCATTGGCCAGTACCTGCTTTCTGATGGGACCCCTGAAGCAGctgaagaaaatgtttgaaaCCACAAGATTGTTTGCAACAATTATTATGCTTTTATGCCTCGTCTTCACCCTGTGTGCCGCTCTGTGGTGGCACAAGAAGGGACTGGCCTTATTATTCTGCATATTGCAGTTCTTGTCCATGACGTGGTACAGCCTGTCCTACATCCCATATGCAAGGGATGCCGTTCTCAAGTGCTGCTCTTCTCTCCTAAGCTGA
- the LOC125344179 gene encoding 60S ribosomal protein L29-like produces the protein MAKSKNHTTHNQSRKWHRNGIKKPRSQRYKSLKGVDPKFLRNMPFAKKHNKKGFKKMQANNAKAMSVRAEAIKTLVKPKVVSNKRKLPQQPTSKLQRLAFIAHPKLRKRIRAYMAKGLRLATPKARAQAQAQAAAAARATTPTQAQAQAAATKGAQASASKGAQASAPKGAPKGSQATAPKGSQAPAPKGAQGPVKGPQLRRVCS, from the exons ATGGCCAAGTCCAAGAACCACACCACGCACAACCAGTCCCGGAAATGGCACAGAAATGGCATCAAGAAACCCAGATCACAAAGATACAAATCTTTAAAGGGGGTAGACCCCAAGTTCCTGCGGAACATGCCTTTTGCCAAGAAGCACAACAAGAAGGGCTTTAAGAAGAtgcag GCGAACAATGCCAAGGCCATGAGCGTGCGGGCTGAGGCCATCAAGACACTGGTGAAGCCCAAAGTCGTGAGCAACAAACGCAAACTCCCCCAGCAGCCCACAAGCAAGCTGCAGCGCCTCGCCTTCATAGCCCACCCCAAGCTCAGGAAGCGCATCCGCGCCTACATGGCCAAGGGCCTCAGGCTCGCCACGCCCaaggccagggcccaggcccaggcccaggctgcaGCCGCAGCACGAGCTACCACTCCaactcaggcccaggcccaggccgctGCCACTAAGGGTGCTCAGGCTTCAGCCTCTAAGggagcccaggcctcagcccctaaGGGAGCCCCTAAGGGATCGCAGGCCACTGCCCCTAAGGGATCCCAAGCTCCAGCCCCTAAGGGAGCCCAGGGTCCTGTGAAGGGCCCACAGTTAAGACGCGTCTGCTCATGA